Below is a window of Variovorax sp. TBS-050B DNA.
ACGGCGTCGACCACGCGCTTGGAGAACACCACGTCGGTGCCCGAGAACATCTCGGGCGAATACTGGAAGGTCCACTGCGTCCCGGGCTGCCTGGCCGCGAACGTGTTGAACATGCGTGCGTGGCTCGCGGCAAGCTCGACGATGCCGTCCTCGTCCAGGCCGAGCACCACGCGGCGCATCACCGGCGCGACCGCGTTGTAGAGGTGGACGATGGCGCGCGGCGCGCCCTGCAGCGCTTCGAAGGTGCGCTCGATGAGGTGGTCGCGCGCCTGCGTGAGCACCTGGATCGTCACGTCGTCGGGAATGCGGTCTTCCTCGATCAGCTTGCGCACGAAGTCGAATTCGATCTGCGAGGCCGAGGGAAAGCCGACTTCGATTTCCTTGAAGCCGATCGCCACCAGCGTCTCGAACATGCGCATCTTGCGCGCGATGTCCATCGGCTCGACCAGTGCCTGGTTGCCGTCGCGCAGGTCGGTCGACAGCCAGATCGGGGCCTTGGTCAGCACCGCGTCGGGCCAGGTGCGGTCCTTGAGGCCGATCGGGGCGAATGCGCGGTATTTGGCTTGAGGTTGCTTGAGCATGTCGATTTCTCTGTGATGGTTGGCGATCAACCAGCAACCCCAAAAGACAAACGGCCCGTTGCTGGTGCGAACGGGCCGTGGTGAGGGATCTGCGCGTGCGCTACCGTCTCCGCCCGTGAGGGAGAGCTAGTAGGGCCAGAAGCGAAATCTTGGTCATGAGGGTTTCGAATGTAGCACAAGCCAGCATCAGTTATGCAAGCCGCGTTCGTCGGGCTCTTCGGTGGAAGTGCTGATCACGCTGACCGGCTGGCCCTTGGCCTTGCGCCACGCGTAGACCGCATAGCCGCTCAGGCCGTAGGCCACGAACAGGCCGAACAGCACGGTCGGCGGATGGATGTTGATGACCGCGATGCCGAGCGCGATGAGGACGATCACTGCGAACGGCACGCTCTTCTTCACCTGCACGTCCTTGAAGCTGTAGAACGGTGCATTGGTCACCATCGACAGGCCGGCATAGAGCGTGAAGCCGAAGGTGAGCCAGGTGACCTGCGTCCACGAGAGGTACAGCACCTCGCCGCCGCGTTTGCCCCATTCGGTCATGAGCCAGATAAAACCCGCCACCAGTGCAGCCGCGGCCGGCGATGGAAGGCCCTGGAACCAGCGCTTGTCGACCACGCCGGTGTTGACGTTGAAGCGCGCGAGCCGCAGCGCCGCGCAGGCGCAGTAGACGAAGGCTGCGATCCAGCCCCAGCGCCCGAGGCCCTTGAGCGACCATTCGTAGGCGATCAGCGCCGGCGCGGCACCGAAGGACACCATGTCCGAGAGCGAATCCATCTGCTCGCCGAACGCGCTCTGCGTGTTGGTCATGCGCGCCACGCGGCCGTCGAGGCTGTCGAGGATCATCGCTGCGAACACGCCGAGCGCGGCGAGATCGAAGCGCGCGTTCATCGCCATCACGATCGCATAGAAGCCGCCGAACAGCGCGGCCAGCGTGAAAAGGTTGGGCAGGATGTAGATGCCCTTGCGCCGCTTCTTCGGCTCGATGGACATCAACTGCGTGTCGTCATGCATGGGCAAAGTGTAGTTCAGCGTTACAGAGCCGCCCCCGCGCCCAAAAGAAAAAAGGCCGTCGATCATCGACGGCCTGTGCGACCCGCGAGGCAAGCGAAGCGAAGCCCCTTCGGGAGCAGCCGCGGAACCGGCTCCGCCGGGCCGCAGGCTGCGCCCCCTCGAGGGGGGAGGCGGACCTGCGAAGCAGGGTAGCCTGGGGGTGGTCCTAGTTCCTGGTCTGATCGACCAGCTTGTTCTTCTTGATCCAGGGCATCATCGCGCGCAGCTTCTCGCCGACGACTTCGATCTGGTGCTCGGCATTCAGGCGGCGGCGGCTGATCAGCGTGGGCGCGCCGGCTGCGTTCTCGAGCACGAAGCTCTTGGCGTACTCGCCGGTCTGGATGTCCTTCAGCACCTGCTTCATGACCTTCTTGGTCTCTTCGGTCACGACGCGCGGGCCGGTGACGTACTCGCCGTATTCGGCGTTGTTCGAGATCGAGTAGTTCATGTTGGCGATGCCGCCTTCGTAGATCAGGTCGACGATGAGCTTGAGCTCGTGCAGGCATTCGAAGTAGGCCATCTCGGGCGCGTAGCCGGCTTCCACCAGCGTCTCGAAGCCGGCCTTGATCAGCTCGACGGTGCCGCCGCACAGCACGGCCTGCTCGCCGAACAGGTCGGTCTCGGTCTCTTCGCGGAAGTTGGTCTCGATGATGCCGGCCTTGCCGCCGCCGTTGGCGGTGGCGTAGCTCAGCGCGAGGTCGCGCGCCTTGCCCGACTTGTCCTGGTGCACGGCCACGAGGTGCGGCACGCCGCCACCCTGCGTGTAGGTGCTGCGCACGGTGTGGCCCGGGGCCTTGGGCGCGACCATCCACACGTCGAGGTCGGCGCGCGGTTGCACGAAGCCGTAGTGCACGTTGAAGCCGTGCGCGAAGACGAGCGAAGCGCCTTCCTTGATGTTCGGGGCCACGTCGTTCTTGTAGACGCTCGCGATCTGCTCGTCGGGCAGCAGGATCATGACCACGTCGGCGGCCTTCACCGCGTCGGCCACTTCGGCGACCTGGAGACCGGCCTTCTCGACCTTGGGCCACGAAGCGCCGCCCTTGCGCAGGCCGACCACGACCTTCACGCCGCTGTCGTTGAGGTTCTGTGCATGCGCATGGCCCTGCGAGCCGTAGCCGATGATGGCGACCGTCTTGCCCTTGATGAGGCTGAGGTCGGCGTCCTTGTCGTAATAAACCTTCATGATGTTCTCCAGATGGATGTGCGGATTGCAGTGGGTTGTTGTGCCGTTCGTCCTGAGCCTGTCGAAGGGCTCAATGCAGTCCCCGCTCGCGCGGAGGCTTCGACAAGCTCGGCCCGAACGGGCGGCGACCGAGCTCCGTTTTCTTCATGGTCGCTCAGACCCGCAGGATGCGCTCGCCGCGGCCGATGCCGCTGGCGCCGGTGCGCACGGTCTCGAGGATCGCGCCGCGATCGATCGCCTCGAGGAAGGCGTCGTTCTTGCCGTGGTCGCCGGTGAGCTCGATGGTGTAGCTCTTGTCGGTCACGTCGATGATGCGGCCGCGGAAGATCTCGGCCATGCGCATCATCTCCTCGCGTTCCTTGCCGACCGCGCGCACCTTCACCATCATGAGCTCGCGCTCGGTGTAGGCGCCTTCGGTCAGGTCGACCACCTTGACGACCTCGATCAGGCGGTTGAGGTGCTTGGTGATCTGCTCGATCACGTCGTCCGAGCCCGCGGTGACGATGGTCATGCGCGAGAGGCTCGCATCCTCGGTGGGCGCGACGGTCAGCGACTCGATGTTGTAGCCACGGGCCGAGAACAGGCCCACCACGCGGGAAAGAGCACCGGGCTCGTTTTCCAGCAGCACTGCAATGATGTGTTTCATGTTTGCGCGACTCCTCTTTTCGCCGCCCTCCCCCGCGCACGGTAATGCGCGGGCTCGACGGACAATAGATTCGTCAGTTCGAAGTTAGCGAATGCGCCGCAGACCGTTCAGAGGTCTTCGGAACCCAACAGCATCTCGGTGATGCCCATGCCCGCCTTGACCATCGGGAACACGTTCTCGGTGGGGTCGGTGCGGAAGTCCATGAACACGGTCCGGTCCTTGAGCTTGCGCGCTTCACGCAACGCCGGCTCCACGTCTTGCGGCCGCTCGATCAGCATGCCGACGTGGCCGTAGGCCTCGGCGAGCTTCACGAAGTTGGGCAGCGCATCCATGTAGCTGTGGCTGTAGCGGCCGGAGTATTCGATCTCCTGCCACTGGCGCACCATGCCCAGGTAGCGGTTGTTGAGCGAGCAGATCTTGATCGGCGTGTTGTATTGCAGGCAGGTGGAGAGTTCCTGGATGCACATCTGCACCGAACCTTCGCCCGTGATGGTGAACACCTCCGACTGCGGCTTCGCGAGCTTGATGCCCATCGCGTAGGGAATGCCCACGCCCATGGTGCCCAGGCCGCCCGAATTGATCCAGCGCCGCGGCTCGTCGAAGCGGTAGTACTGCGCGGCCCACATCTGGTGCTGGCCGACGTCGGACGTGATGTAGGTGTCCGCGTCCTTGGTCATGTTCCACAGCGTCTCGACGACGTACTGCGGCTTGATCACGTCCTTGTTGTCGCGGTCGTACTTGAGGCAGTCGCGGCCGCGCCAGGCCTCGATGGTCTTCCACCACGCGGCCAGCGCGCCGGCGTCGGGCTTGGTGGTGCTCTCGCGGATCATCGAGATCAGCTCGGTGAGCACGTCCTTCACGTCGCCGACGATCGGAATGTCGACCTTCACGCGCTTGGAGATGCTCGACGGGTCGATGTCGACGTGGATGATCTTGCGTTCGTTCTGCGCGAAGTGCTTCGGGTTGCCGATCACGCGGTCGTCGAAGCGCGCGCCCACGGCCAGCAGCACGTCGCAGTTCTGCATCGCGTTGTTGGCCTCGATGGTGCCGTGCATGCCGAGCATGCCGAGGAACTTGCGGTCGCTCGCGGGGTAGGCGCCCAGGCCCATCAGCGTGTTGGTGACGGGGTAGCCGAGCATGTCGACCAGCGTGCGCAGCTCGTTGCAGGCGTTGCCCAGCAGCACGCCGCCGCCCGTGTAGATGTAGGGTCGCTTGGCGTTCAGCAGCAGTTGCAGCGCCTTGCGGATCTGCCCGCCGTGACCCTTGCGCACCGGGTTGTACGAGCGCATCTCGATCTTGTCGGGATAGCCGGCGTAGGCGATCTTCTTGAAGGAGACGTCCTTGGGAACGTCGACCACCACCGGGCCGGGACGGCCGCTGCGCGCGATGTGGAAGGCCTTCTTCATCGTCAGTGCCAAGTCCTTCGGATCCTTGACGAGGAAGTTGTGCTTCACGATGGGACGCGTGATGCCGACGGTGTCGCATTCCTGGAACGCGTCGAGGCCGATGGCCGCGGTCGGCACCTGGCCCGAGATGATCACCATCGGGATCGAGTCCATGTAGGCCGTCGCGATGCCGGTGACCGCGTTCGTCAGGCCCGGGCCGGAAGTGACCAGCGCCACGCCCACCTCGCCGGTGGCGCGCGCATAGCCGTCGGCTGCGTGGACGGCGGCCTGCTCATGGCGCACCAGCACGTGCTGGATGGTGTCCTGCTTGTAGAACGCGTCGTAGATGTACAGAACCGCGCCGCCGGGATAGCCCCAGACGTACTGGACGCCTTCGGCCTGCAGTGCCTTGACCAGCACTTCGGCGCCCATGAGTTCTTGCGTGGCGTTGCCGGCGCCGGTGGACGCAGCGGCTGCGGAAAGAATTTCCGCCTTGGAGATTTCCATGATCAACCTTTGTCTATTTCGGGAACGAAATACCTTGGGTGCCCCTTGCCAGCCCTTGTGGGGCCGCGCCAGGACTTGAGGCCAAAGCCATGAGCGGACTGATGTTCCGCCGGACCGTGACCCGTTTGCCTTTTGACTTGCAAGGCGGATTATGACATCGATGCGACCGCTTCCGCGCCGAAAGCGCCAGGAAAAGACGCAAGGGCATAATCCGCGCAGAAAAACACAAGCGCTTCCAGACACCCCATTCCCCATGCGGCGCCTGCGGCGTCCTCTCTCGCTTGGCCACTGAACTCGAACTTTCCGACTTTCTGAAGAGCGTCGAACGACGCGCTTTCAAGCGCTCGGTCTACCACGTGCGAGACGAGGAAGCGGCACTCGACATCGTGCAGGACAGCATGATGAAGCTGGCGCAGCACTACGGCGACAAGCCGCCGGAAGAGCTGCCGATGCTGTTCCAGCGCATCCTCTCGAACTGCACGCTCGACTGGTTCCGCCGGCAGAAGACCCGCCGCGCCCTGTTCTCGAACCTCGGCGACTTCGAGGCCGCCGGAGACGACGGCGATTTCGATCTGCTGGAGAACTTCGTCTCGCCGACCGACTCCAGAGAGACGGAAAGCGCCGAGGACACGACCCGCCGCGCGCAAATCTTCCGCGAGATCGAAGAAGAGATCGCAGCATTGCCGGGCCGTCAACGAGAGGCTTTCCTGATGCGTTACTGGGAAGAAATGGACGTCGCCGAAACGGCCGCCGCAATGGGCTGCTCCGAGGGCAGCGTCAAAACCCACTGTTCGCGCGCCGTGCACGCCTTGAGCAAAGCGCTCAAAGCCAAGGGAATTTCGCTATGAACACTAAGGTTCCAAACTCTTCTGTTGCGGCCGAAGACCGATTCGGCCAGCGCGTCGCTGCGCGCCTGTCGGATGGAAGCCAGACGCTGCCGCACGACATCGGCGAGCGGCTGCGCGTGGCTCGCGCGCAGGCCGTCGCCGCGCGCAAGCAGGCTCCGCAATTGCGCGCCGCGCCGGCGGTGATGCAGTCGGGGCACACGGCGACGCTGGGCGGCGGCTGGTGGACCCGCATCGGTTCGGTGGTGCCGCTGATCGCCCTCGTGGCCGGCCTGATCACCATCAGCGTGATGCAGGACGAGGACCGGGCGAGCGAACTCGCGG
It encodes the following:
- the ilvN gene encoding acetolactate synthase small subunit, which produces MKHIIAVLLENEPGALSRVVGLFSARGYNIESLTVAPTEDASLSRMTIVTAGSDDVIEQITKHLNRLIEVVKVVDLTEGAYTERELMMVKVRAVGKEREEMMRMAEIFRGRIIDVTDKSYTIELTGDHGKNDAFLEAIDRGAILETVRTGASGIGRGERILRV
- a CDS encoding RNA polymerase sigma factor, giving the protein MATELELSDFLKSVERRAFKRSVYHVRDEEAALDIVQDSMMKLAQHYGDKPPEELPMLFQRILSNCTLDWFRRQKTRRALFSNLGDFEAAGDDGDFDLLENFVSPTDSRETESAEDTTRRAQIFREIEEEIAALPGRQREAFLMRYWEEMDVAETAAAMGCSEGSVKTHCSRAVHALSKALKAKGISL
- a CDS encoding DUF3619 family protein, with amino-acid sequence MNTKVPNSSVAAEDRFGQRVAARLSDGSQTLPHDIGERLRVARAQAVAARKQAPQLRAAPAVMQSGHTATLGGGWWTRIGSVVPLIALVAGLITISVMQDEDRASELAEVDSALLTDDLPPAAYTDPGFAQFLKSDGASD
- a CDS encoding acetolactate synthase 3 catalytic subunit, producing MEISKAEILSAAAASTGAGNATQELMGAEVLVKALQAEGVQYVWGYPGGAVLYIYDAFYKQDTIQHVLVRHEQAAVHAADGYARATGEVGVALVTSGPGLTNAVTGIATAYMDSIPMVIISGQVPTAAIGLDAFQECDTVGITRPIVKHNFLVKDPKDLALTMKKAFHIARSGRPGPVVVDVPKDVSFKKIAYAGYPDKIEMRSYNPVRKGHGGQIRKALQLLLNAKRPYIYTGGGVLLGNACNELRTLVDMLGYPVTNTLMGLGAYPASDRKFLGMLGMHGTIEANNAMQNCDVLLAVGARFDDRVIGNPKHFAQNERKIIHVDIDPSSISKRVKVDIPIVGDVKDVLTELISMIRESTTKPDAGALAAWWKTIEAWRGRDCLKYDRDNKDVIKPQYVVETLWNMTKDADTYITSDVGQHQMWAAQYYRFDEPRRWINSGGLGTMGVGIPYAMGIKLAKPQSEVFTITGEGSVQMCIQELSTCLQYNTPIKICSLNNRYLGMVRQWQEIEYSGRYSHSYMDALPNFVKLAEAYGHVGMLIERPQDVEPALREARKLKDRTVFMDFRTDPTENVFPMVKAGMGITEMLLGSEDL
- the ilvC gene encoding ketol-acid reductoisomerase, with the translated sequence MKVYYDKDADLSLIKGKTVAIIGYGSQGHAHAQNLNDSGVKVVVGLRKGGASWPKVEKAGLQVAEVADAVKAADVVMILLPDEQIASVYKNDVAPNIKEGASLVFAHGFNVHYGFVQPRADLDVWMVAPKAPGHTVRSTYTQGGGVPHLVAVHQDKSGKARDLALSYATANGGGKAGIIETNFREETETDLFGEQAVLCGGTVELIKAGFETLVEAGYAPEMAYFECLHELKLIVDLIYEGGIANMNYSISNNAEYGEYVTGPRVVTEETKKVMKQVLKDIQTGEYAKSFVLENAAGAPTLISRRRLNAEHQIEVVGEKLRAMMPWIKKNKLVDQTRN
- the pssA gene encoding CDP-diacylglycerol--serine O-phosphatidyltransferase — its product is MHDDTQLMSIEPKKRRKGIYILPNLFTLAALFGGFYAIVMAMNARFDLAALGVFAAMILDSLDGRVARMTNTQSAFGEQMDSLSDMVSFGAAPALIAYEWSLKGLGRWGWIAAFVYCACAALRLARFNVNTGVVDKRWFQGLPSPAAAALVAGFIWLMTEWGKRGGEVLYLSWTQVTWLTFGFTLYAGLSMVTNAPFYSFKDVQVKKSVPFAVIVLIALGIAVINIHPPTVLFGLFVAYGLSGYAVYAWRKAKGQPVSVISTSTEEPDERGLHN